The Bacillus alveayuensis sequence TGTCTATGACCATTATACAAGATTTGGGGAGGTGCTTCTTTTTTAATTTCTTGAACTCGTTGGAGGACAAGGGCTAAGAATTATGAAATTCATTCTTTTGTAAAAGATTTGTCTAGCTTTAAAGGGAAAAGAGTCCAATTATTTGGCGGCGGTGACTCTGCTGTAGATTGGGCGCTGATGTTAGAGCCTGTTGCTCAGGAAGTATTTTTAGCTCATAGAAGAGACAAATTCCGTGCTCATGAGAATAGTGTAGAAACATTGATGCGATCTTCTGTTCAAGTGTTAACTCCATATGTATTAAAAGATTTAATCGGGGAAAATCAAATTGAAAAAGTAGTTCTAGAAGAAGTAAAAACAAAGGAAGAAAAAATAATACAAGTGGATGAAGTTATCGTAAACTATGGGTTTATTTCTTCATTAGGTCCAATTAAAGAATGGGGTTTAAATATTGAAAAAAACTCTATCGTTGTAAATTCTAGAATGGAAACGAATATTAAAGGTGTTTATGCAGTTGGGGATATTTGTACGTATGAAGGAAAGGTCAAACTAATTGCTACTGGTTTTGGGGAAGCGCCAATTGCAGTGAGTAATGCGAAAGTATATGTAGATCCAACGGCGAAGGTTCAACCGCTTCATAGCACAAGCATAATGGGAAAAGCATGAGAAAAAGATTTTGATATTTTTAAATCACGACAAGGAGGAATTAAAGTGGCTAAATACGTTTTTGTCGATCAAGATACATGTATTGCTTGCGGGTCATGTGGAGCATGTGCGCCAGAAATATTTGATTATAATGATGAAGGTTTAGCTTACGTGATACTAGATGAAAATCAAGGAATTGAGGAAGTACCGGAAGAATTATATGATGATTTAGAGGATGCAGCTGAAGGATGCCCAACTGAATCGATTAAAGTAAGAACCGCTCCTTTAAGTGCAGGGAAGGAAAAAGAGCCTTCTTTTTAAAAAAGTCAGAATTTTTATTGCTTTTTATATAACAATAAAATATAATTACGTTAAATAATCGTTATATATAGAGGTGGTTATAAAATGGTTGCGACCCTAAAAAGTGAAAAGGAAAAATTAAAAGAGTTTGAAGAACGTATTCATGCAGGGGATAAAATCGAAGCAAATGACTGGATGCCTGATGAGTATAGAATGGCACTTATTAAATTAATTTCCATGCATGGGATTAGTGAAATTATGGGAGCATTACCTGAAAAGGAATGGGTGCCAAAAGCCCCATCCCTCCGCAGAAAGCTTGGAATTATGGCGAAGGTACAAGATGAAATGGGACACGGGCAATTACTATTGCGAGTAGCTGAGGATTTATTAAAGCCATATGGCAAGAATCGCGCAGAT is a genomic window containing:
- a CDS encoding ferredoxin (product_source=KO:K05337; cath_funfam=3.30.70.20; cog=COG1141; ko=KO:K05337; pfam=PF13370; superfamily=54862): MAKYVFVDQDTCIACGSCGACAPEIFDYNDEGLAYVILDENQGIEEVPEELYDDLEDAAEGCPTESIKVRTAPLSAGKEKEPSF
- a CDS encoding thioredoxin reductase (product_source=COG0492; cath_funfam=3.50.50.60; cog=COG0492; pfam=PF07992; superfamily=51905); the encoded protein is MSSFKGKRVQLFGGGDSAVDWALMLEPVAQEVFLAHRRDKFRAHENSVETLMRSSVQVLTPYVLKDLIGENQIEKVVLEEVKTKEEKIIQVDEVIVNYGFISSLGPIKEWGLNIEKNSIVVNSRMETNIKGVYAVGDICTYEGKVKLIATGFGEAPIAVSNAKVYVDPTAKVQPLHSTSIMGKA